Genomic window (Musa acuminata AAA Group cultivar baxijiao chromosome BXJ1-9, Cavendish_Baxijiao_AAA, whole genome shotgun sequence):
AAGGCGGCGAGGACCCGGAGCCGGCGGACGAGGGACGTAGCGTTGCGGCGCTGGAACGGGACGAAGGAGCGAGCGGCGGCGGCGTCCGAGGAGAGGACGGCGATGGCACGGACGAGGGCGGCGTCGGTGAGGTCGCCGGGGGCGAAGAACGCGCCGGAGAGGGGGTACCGCAGGCGGCGGGCGGCGACGAAAACCATGGGGGAGCACATCGCGCCGGAGCTCGATGGCCCTCCGGGCTGAGATCCCACGATCACGGAAATTGGGTTCTTCTTCGGTGGTGGACGGCTTAACcttcttgttattgttgttgttggatGGGCGATTCGAAGGTTTCTTAAATGGAGATGCTTGCGCCTTGCGGCCACTAAACAGGGGTGGAGGGCGGCGGAATACCGCGTCCCGACTTCTTTGCGGTGGAAACGAAGGACGTGGCCGACAGCAGTGGCCGGTGCACAGGGACATATTTGACTTTTAATTCGTACGCTTGCTGTGACGGTACACAACAGTGGGGGGTAATTTTGGGATTTCATTCGAAATTTCTTGCGCGATTCCCTTCCCATTCAATTAATCTGCATAGTTTACGGGCAATGATCTGAACCAGTGATTCTAAGAGTCAACTCTCGGTCACACAAATCGAATCAAACTTTGCCTTCTTCCAAGTCATTCTGTCATCTTCACCTCTCTTGACCGGCGATTTAGAACTCGGTTGGTTCTACACCACAACATTATTTTCTTCTCGTCTGTTCTTCTGCAGAGGCGAAAGAATTCCAAAAGCAATAATTTAAACTCAGATTTGATCGTCCTTTTTGTTCAGATAAATAGTATGAAAATTGAGCAAAGAATCATTAGTTATAGGGAAAAATTGAAGAGATTAAAATTATTAGACCGAATAGTTCATCCACATATAATGTAAAAGATCTTCGCATATTGCATCGGATTCACGAGTAGTCGATGGACCATCAATCAAATCAAACATATGAATGCCGATGCAAAGTCTCAGCGAGAACAGGTCGTTTTCTGGCTTGCCAAACCATATTGTGTATGAACAAGGAAGCAACCAGGAAATTTCTGGTATGTGTGTGTCAACTTCTTTTGCAAGGAAAATTTTGATCAGAAAGAAAAAGTATAATTAGATGTCATTATAAGCACTAAATTCCCAATTTGTTTTGCATTCATGTAGAAAACAAAATATTAAAGTTGACTCTGACGATGGATCATTTGGTTGGTCGGTCATTGATACAGTCTATAGGTTCATGAGAAATTATTCAAGCGATGAATGTACCCAATTTTTGATGGATCATTTGGTTGGTCGGTCATTGATACAGTCTATAGGTTCATGAGAAATTATTCGAGTGAATGTGAGATTCAAAAGACATTTCTAAATGTAAGAGAGATCCGATAGACTAATAAACCCTTGGTTCTCGTACTCCTCAactaatgtgggactaaatgatcTTATAAAACCCATTGATCGAGGAATATGAAAATGAAGAGCTCATAGATgataaattataatttcaaaaagatGATATTCTTCATTCATCTAAAATTTACTAGAACTATTTAAGTacaaaataaggaaaaaaatgaCCACAAAAGCATCCATGATAAGAGTTCAAATCGACCAAAGCTACACAATTTTAGTTAAtggctctgtttcctcctacaaaaTGAGAGGGTTTGCAAATACCTGCCCAAAGCAAGCAAAATTGGAAACACAtgaactcaagaacaaaacagagACCACAAGTCACCCACTTTGCTtggaaataaagaaaagaaaattcccaCAAATTAAACAAAATTGATTCCAGTAGATTAATTATGTATTCTGATCTAAAGTATTACCAAAAGCAGCACTCCTTTTTCATTGATGCGATCAATACTTAAACTAAATCCTCCTAATTAATATTATCTTCCGTGTACCAATGCAATGCACCAAATGAGGGCAAACCTTAATAGATCCTCCCAAAAAGAGATCTGCATCCCATCTTTTCTAACTTGCCACCAACAGTTTCTATGGCCACTATTGCCCTCACCATCCCAATCCCATTCTTGGATAGGATAAACATCAGTGCTTCATCCATTTGGTTTTCTTCTTCAAAGCTTCTGTCTTGGTTGTGCACAAGTAGTTTTGTCTTGGCTTCTGTACTGATTGTGCAAAGAGATCACAGCAGGAGCTGTGGTTGTTTTGGTTGTGCAGAAATTGTATCTTGGAATATTGATCAAGAGATGGACTCAAATCAGTGAATTATTGCGTGAAGAACAGAGATGTATAACTCAAAGTGCTATCTATAACACTCAAGGTTTTGGCCCATCAAAGGTGGTGGCATTTGCAACTCGAGCTAAGTCGAGATATATGAACAAAATACGGTGTGTGTTATAGCTGTAAAGAATATGGGCATACAGTGTTATCGATTGGGAATTAACACGGCTTGATTTTGTCCCGAAGGCACAAGCTTATCGATTGGGAATTAACACGGCTTGATTTTGTCCCGAAGGCACAAGCTTATTCTACGTGACGATTGCGTGAGGGGATCTAAGCCAAGGAAATCCAAGTTGGAATGATCCTGAGGTATTGCTTGTGCCTCCGAGCTAGATTTTGAGTCTAGTCTCAAGATTATGGAGTTAACCAATTGTGAGGAGTTCTCGACCCAACCCATTTGATAGTAAAGTTAGTATGAGTGAAGTAAGAATAGTATAAGTTCTATCTTCGTTTCTTCTTTAGGATCGACCTTTATACATGGGCAGCAGATAGAGGGAGAATGACAATTGATGGGGACGAGCTCGTACACCATTTTGGGGCTAATTTATGTGGATGACCGAATGGTATGATTCATTATGATATGTCCTTCGTGACGAAAGACTATAGAGGTGTCGCTTGTCAgcgtttatattattattatattatatataatattttatattattatattgatcttataacTATCAAAGTGGTctagactaataacttataaaattatatttaaaaattaataataaatgatattaaaaaaataatatttataatgatatgtataattaagagatttagatgGAAAAGTTATGATATATTTTTGACCTAATTGTTATTTTTAACCGGTCAGTATCACAgccaaaaaaaaactattttatattttaatttgacaATAACATAAACCCTAATATTCCAactatcttcatcatcatcaagtCACTTCTTTTCTTGCACATAAGACATATAAACATACATATTTCCTACGTATTTatttgacaaaaataaaataaaataaaatattttttaatagttaCAAGATAGGGAAAAtcacaataattttaaattatctaaTTTTTAAGGCAAAAAAAAAACCTTCATCAATCTTTGTTCGACCACAAACCCTAAAGTAGGGCAAGTCCATTCACGGAGTCTTGCTATGATTCTGACCGCATTGGAGCAGCCAAGCATCACAATACAGTAAGACTTGGCTTGAGATCGACGTCTTCTTCTTTCGTAGAGAGCTCATAGCTCTTCCCAATAGAACCATCCATAGGACTGATGCGTTGCTTCCTTACACAGCATCGTTCGGCCACTTAGGATCTTCCTCTTCTGCTAAGAAAGATATCATCTTCTTTCTTTATCAAGGGCGGCAACCTGCAGGTTCCAATCATGTAGGTTCTCACAGACCCTTCTCTTACTGTTCCTTCTGCAACCATGGACGAGGATTCTGGTAACTGCAAAATGGCAGGACATGTTGCTGAGGAAGGTGCGGGTGCTCCCCGATCATCCATGTTGTACATGGTAGCTACCAAAGCCAGGCATCTTCTGGCGTCTCCTGGCGCCGCCGGGACGCTGATCTTTGCGTCCGTGTTCCTCGTGCTGGCTTACCGGCGCAAGAAGAGATCGTCCACGGCGGGTCCTGTTGACAGCAAGAAGACACCTGCAGCGAGTCAAGAGGTCGTCCGCCAGCAGTCCCGGGCGAACCCTGCGCTCTATCGGTCGGTGTCGCTCGCGATGCTGCATGGCGGGGAGAAGGCGATGCAGAGGTTGATGGATGCTCACGAGGCGTGCAGAGACGAGTCGAAGCTGGGCAGCGCCTTGGACGACATGCGCAATGAGCTCGACAAGGATCGGATGGACTTCAACAAGTTACATGTAAGGCTTCTATTTACCCTGGTTTTGGCTTTCTGTTTCTCTCTCCATCTCTGTCATTGTCTCTCCCCACCTGTATGCTTTACGGTAAGCATCTATTCTTCGTCTGGTTCTTCTGCTACAAATTGAGATTCCAACAAGCATGCACGAAATGAGGCATTCGAATGCCCGATGGTGCTGTGGCATCCGTTTGTTCTTCTATCGCTCAAATGTTTTCGGTGAAATCCTGCTGGATCTGCAACTGAGATTTTTATGGCAGGCAATCATACCAAGACTAGAGATGAGCGGAAAGGAGAAGGAAGCAATCACAATGTTGCAGGAAGCACTGAAGAAAGCTAAAACCGATCAGCAGACGCACAAGGCATACGAGCTTGAGATGTTGCTGGTGGAAATGCTGATCTACGAGGTGCCCAAAACACTCTCTTTATCGTTCATTGCTTCAGTTCCAAACACCACATAAATAATCAATGAAGTGAAAGATATCTGTGATGTGTTCTCATTGACTTTATCCTGCAATATCTGCCAGGGAGAATATGATAAAGCTCTGAGGCAAGCGTGCCTATGTAGCGAGGATGTTTCCACGGCAGATGCTCGAGTTCCTCTCTATCAGGTGAGAAAGTGCCTACACGCGTAGATAATCCAAGAAAGTTCGATCTTTATATCTACTGTTTCTGGCACGTAGGCTACAGTCTACGCCATGAAGGGTGAAACAGATCGTGCAAAGGAACGCTATGAGAAGTTTAAAGACATCCGGAAAACCTACCATGGTTCAAAGTTCGACAGTACAGGATCGGCACTTCATATGACATTGCCCGAGTTCGATCGATTCGAGATAGTCGCCAACAACCTCAAGAAGACGATTTGGCAAGCTCACCAAACAAAGACGATCGCGCAAACTCCGGAAACGAAAACAGCTGATGGCAGGGTCGACAAAGAGACTCATCACGCTCAACAACAGGAGAAAGCACTTGCCAACAGCGGCAAGAAGTAGATCGAGCGAGCTCACTACACAACACAATCTGCCGGTGTTTCTGAGGCCACACAACAACACGAGGGAGTAATGACCGTTCACGTTGTCGTCCATGCAAATGGAAGAATAAATTcctcttgcttcttcttcttcttcttcttcagattgTCACCAGACTCCAATAAAAAGTATTTGCTTCAGTAGCAGTACTACTACACTGTAAAGAGAACCAGAACCTGAATCATCCACCATACATCAAACGTGAATTCTTGATGTCTAATGCTACATTTCCAATTTGTATATCCCATTTAAAATAAACTAAGAGGAAGAGTTTTATCCTTGTTCTTGTTGCTTGCTTCCTTACCTATGCTTTTCTCCGAATACTAATGGAGTCACTGGCTGCAAGAACAAGAACATCAGCTTGCTTCTCATGGCCTCCTTTCGTAGGTCAAAAGAGAGGATGGAGTGCCCCGAAACATATAAAGCTTTGAGGGCCACACGGAGAAAGCAAAAGAACAAAAGGAAAGCAAAATTAGTGTCCTCTACGATGACGAATGAACACACAACCTTTGTGTCTTTGACTTGTCTTTTCTAATGTTGGTCAGACCTCTCTCTTCCCCTAACCTATAGTTGTAATGATACTAACATCACAGGGTATCAATTAGGATCACTTTGGATCTAAGTTACATGACTactcttatcttcttcttcttcttgttgcacTCCTGACAAATGGCTCTCCAATCCCAACTCACCCAGCTCTGATGGGTTTCAGCCACTGTCTTGCACTTTTGTCCTCTcttatcttcttccttctcttctctgcCCCTCCTTCCTCGGCTATTGCTCCATCTCCCATCGTTCCTGAACGTGACCGCCAAGTCTTCCACGTCGCGAAGCCGAGGCATGGGCCTTACCCTTCCTACGGCCGCCGGACGAAGAACAGAGAGTGGAGGAGGAATGTAAGCAAGAGAAGCCCCGTTTATGACCTTGGAGCGAGGACTTTCTCGGCGATGCTGCCGAGGGGCTTCGTTCCTCCTTCCGGCTCTACCTGGTGCCACAACGATGCGCCCTCCTCCACCAATCCCTTGTGCGAGGAGAAATCCGTCTCAAGGCCTTGAAGAAGCACGTACGCCATGGTCGTCCCTTTGATCTGGCCGCAGTGATGCTTCTGTTGGCTTTCCTTTGCTACTTGGCCGTCTTCTTGAACTTTCCAATGGTCTTCTCTTCTTGTTCTGAAGCTGAACACTGATGAGCTTCTCTTCAAACTGTAAAGGTTAGATTTTTGTTACAGACATCTTTACATGAACCTTAGAATTTGGGGACCTTGTGGTGCATGATTGGTTAAGCTTCAGTTTGAGGTCTCAGTTCCTTTCAGTCAAGgaaaagaaatggcaagaacataaGAACATTcattataagagagagagagagagagagagagagagagagagagaggtggtggcGTTGGA
Coding sequences:
- the LOC135594430 gene encoding uncharacterized protein LOC135594430, coding for MDEDSGNCKMAGHVAEEGAGAPRSSMLYMVATKARHLLASPGAAGTLIFASVFLVLAYRRKKRSSTAGPVDSKKTPAASQEVVRQQSRANPALYRSVSLAMLHGGEKAMQRLMDAHEACRDESKLGSALDDMRNELDKDRMDFNKLHAIIPRLEMSGKEKEAITMLQEALKKAKTDQQTHKAYELEMLLVEMLIYEGEYDKALRQACLCSEDVSTADARVPLYQATVYAMKGETDRAKERYEKFKDIRKTYHGSKFDSTGSALHMTLPEFDRFEIVANNLKKTIWQAHQTKTIAQTPETKTADGRVDKETHHAQQQEKALANSGKK